Part of the Streptomyces sp. NBC_01460 genome, TGGCCGAGGGGCTGGCCCCGGTCACCTGCGAGGGCGGCGCACCGGAGGTGTGCATGCCCGCCGCAGGTTCGGAAGATCTCGGGGAGGTCCAGACCGAACTCGCCGGAATGACGACGAGGCTGCGGGCCAGGGGAATCATCTCGGAGATCCCCACCCGTGTCACCGACATCACCGTGTCCCGCACTCGGCAGTCGGACACCGCGGGGAAGGAGTGGACACTCGACCTCGCGGCCGGGAGCCCGGGCGGTGTCCCCTGGGACGGCGTGGCGATCGGCGTCGTGGGCATGCCCTGCAGAACGCCGGACTGGAACACCTTGCACTACAGCACTCTGTGGACCGCCCGGACCATGGGGGTGGCAGACGACTACCTCGCCTGGCTCTCCCGCGAATCGCGCTCGTTCCGGACCGGGGACGGCAAGGAACAACTCCTCGCGGAGATGGACAGGGTGAACGCCCTTCCGCCGGACGAGCAGAAGACCTGGTACGTCGAGCAGCTCCGGCTCTCCTGCCAGGGCGGCCGATCGGGATGATCTGGTGGTTGCGTCAACGCGGCGCCCTCGACCTGCTGCCCTGCGCTCTGGTCGTCTTCATCCTGAGCATCGCTCTCACCTCGGATCTCGTCCTCGTTCTTCCCGCGTTTCTCGGCAGCCACCCCGTACCGACCGAGCTGAGCGACTTCTTCTGCCTCGTGCCTTCCCTCGCCCTCGTCGCGTGCCTCGAAAGACGCCTGCCCGGCATGGAACGATCGGCTGTGCGCCGGCTCGACGCGAGGGACATCGCCCTGGTGACGGGCTTCTCGCTCCTTGCCGGCGTGGCTGCCGCGGCCCTGACTCCGTTGGACCCGGACGCCATGTGGACAGCCGCGCGCAACAGCCTGCTCTTCTGCGGTCTCGCCCTCGGGAGCTGGCCCCTCCTCGGACACCGGGCAGTCCTCGTCCCCGTGTTCTGGATGATCCTCGCCATGTTCACCGGGGGCAGACGGCCCGACGACCCCTATCCCTGGGTGATCGTCACAGAGAAGGCCGATGTCGTCCATGCCGCGACGGGCGCTGTCCTCGTCTTCCTGACGGGGCTCGTTCTCCTCACCTGCCTCGTGCCAAGGACCGACCGATGACTCTCCTGCTCGACCGCGTCACCTTCACCTACCGCCGCAGGCTGCGTCCTGTCCTCTCCCGCTTCACCTACGAGGTGCCCCGACAAGGCCTGACGATCCTGCTCGGCCCCAACGGGGCGGGAAAGTCCACGACGCTGGCACTTCTCGCCGGGACGGTCGAACCGGCCGCGGGCACCGTCCTGTTCACCGACTCGAAGATCACCTCCGCCACCCGCGAGTTCCGCCGTCACGTGGCCTGGCTCCCCCAACGGGTGCCTACGTCCCCGCAGCTGACCGCACGCGAGTACGTGGCATACATCGCCTGGCTCAAGGGCGAGAACCGCGCCCGCGCGTGGGAGCGAGCCGGCACCGCCCTCGAACAGGTAGGCCTCACCGAACAGTCCGGGCAGAAGACGGCCGGTCTCTCCGGGGGACAGGTCAGGCGTGTCGGTATCGCCTGCGCCCTCGCCCACGACGCCCGCGTCATCCTGCTGGACGAACCGACAGCTGGTCTCGACCCCCATCAGCGGTCCGTGTTCCGTGATGTGCTGAGGGAAGTCGCGGCGGCCACACCGGTGCTGATGTCGACCCACGACGTGATCGATCTCGCCGACGAGGCCGACACCGTCACCCTCATGGACTCCGGGAAGGTACGCCACCACGGCGGAACCCGGAGCTTCCTCGACCACGCCCGCCCTGAGGCCGCCCCGGGACGGCGGGCGGAGTCGGCGTACTCAGCCCTCATGCGTCTCGATGGTTCGCGGTGAGCGGACGGACGTGGCGCTGAGCGGGCAGCGGCATCCGGGCCGTGTCCGGCCCGGCAGCCCTCTGCCGCTGCCGCACGGTGTCCTGGGGTTCAACGGGCGCTGAGCGGGGGCGGAGAGGCCCGCTCAGCGCCCGGGCGTGAACTCGGGCTGGTCGAGCACGGCCCTCTCCTGGATCCGGGCCGTCACCTCAGTTCCCCAGGTCCGCCAGCTGGTCGTAGCCCGCGATCTCGCGGGGGTCGCGCGTGCCGGGGCCGACGTACGTCGCGGAGGGGCGCACCAGGCGGCCCGTCCGCTTCTGCTCCAGGATGTGCGCCGACCAGCCCGCCGTGCGGGCGCAGCTGAACATCGACGTGAACATGTGCGCCGGGACCTCGGCGAAGTCCAGCACGATCGCCGCCCAGAACTCGACGTTCGTCGCCAGGACACGGTCGGGACGGCGGGCGTGGAGCTCCTCCAGGGCCGCCTTCTCCAGGGCCTCCGCCACCTCGAAGCGCGGGGCCGCCAGCTCACGGGCCGTGCGGCGCAGGACGCGGGCGCGGGGGTCCTCGGCGCGGTACACGCGGTGGCCGAAGCCCATCAGGCGCTCGCCCTTGTCCAGTGCCTGCTTCACGTACGCCGTGGCGTCGCCCGTCCGCTCGATCTCCTCGATCATGCCGAGCACCCGGGACGGGGCACCACCGTGCAGGGGGCCCGACATGGCGCCCACCGCTCCGGAGAGGGCGGCCGAGACGTCCGCGCCGGTGGAGGCGATGACGCGGGCGGTGAACGTCGAGGCGTTCATGCCGTGTTCGGCGGCCGACGTCCAGTAGGCGTCGACGGCCTTGACGTGCTTCGGGTCCGGCTCGCCGCGCCAGCGGATCATGAACCGCTCCACGACGGACTCCGCCTTGTCGATCTCGCTCTGCGGCACCATCGGCAGCCCCTGGCCGCGGGCCGACTGGGCGACGTACGACAGGGCCATGACGGCGGCGCGCGCCAGGTCGTTGCGCGCGGTCTCCTCGTCGATGTCGAGCAGCGGCTTCAGGCCCCACACCGGCGCCAGCATGGCGAGCGCGGACTGCACGTCCACGCGGATGTCGCCCGAGTGCACGGGGATCGGGAACGGCTCGGCGGGCGGGAGGCCGGGGTTGAACGCCCCGTCCACCAGCAGACCCCAGACGTTGCCGAACGACACGTGGCCGACGAGGTCCTCGATGTCGACGCCGCGGTAACGGAGCGAGCCGCCTTCCTTGTCGGGCTCGGCGATCTCCGTCTCGAACGCGACGACTCCTTCAAGTCCGGGTACGAAGTCGGACATCGGGCGGCTCCCTCGGCTCGGCGGCTGCATGACGGCCACGAAGGCCTGACCACGATACTGGCGGGTTACCACGACGCGGGGAAGGGTGACGTCCGGCACAGCCCGTCGGCTCGCGGAACCGGCGATCGCACCCTTGCCGCAAGGGACACCGGCCCGCTGCGGCAGGATGGCCCCGTGCCCACAGCAGATGCCACTCCGTCTTCCGCTTCCGCCTCCTCTCGCACCCCGTCATCCGATTGCACCACCGATCCGGCCGCGATGCGCGAGCAGTACCGCTCCGAGGACTTCGTCGAGAAGGACCTGGCCGCGGATCCCATGGACCAGTTCGCCCGGTGGTTCCGCCAGGTCGCGGGCGGCGGAGCGCTCCACGAGCCGAACGCGATGGTCGTCTCCACGGCCGACTCCCGGGGGCGGCCGTCCTCCCGCACGGTGCTGCTGAAGCAGTACGACGCGCGCGGCTTCGTGTTCTTCACCAACTACGGCTCCCGCAAGGCCCGCGAGCTGGCGGAGAACCCGTACGTCTCGCTGCTCTTCCCCTGGCACCCGCTCGCCCGCCAGGTCTCCGTCACCGGCACCGCGGCGCGGGTGAGCAGGGAGGAAACCGTCGCGTACTTCCGCACCCGCCCGCACGGCTCCCAGCTCGGTGCCTGGGCCAGTGAGCAGTCGACGGTGATCGGCTCCCGGCAGGAGCTGGCCGAGCGCTACGAGGGGCTGGCCGCCCGCTACCCGGAGGGCGAGAAGGTCCCGGCGCCGCCGCAGTGGGGCGGCTTCCTGGTCGTGCCGGACGCGATCGAGTTCTGGCAGGGCCGCGAGAACCGTCTGCACGACCGGCTCCGGTACGTCCGGGACACCCCCGACGCCGCGTGGCGTGTGGAGCGGCTCTGCCCGTGAGGGCGCGGCCGGTGACCTGCCGGCCGGTGCCCCGAGAACGCAGGAACCCGCAGGCTCTGGTCCCTCCTGACGGAGGAGCCGGCCGGATCTACCGGCGAGCCTGCGGGTCGGTGACTGCTTGGGTTTCGGCAGACAGCCTGCCGAGGTGCACAGTGTGCGACGACGGGCTGTCAGCCCGCAGCCACCTCACGAATCCGATAAGACTGCACTTTTCGGATCACCTCCTTTCAACGTGTGGGCACAGCCTAGGAACCTCCCCCGCGACCGCACAACCGAATTAACGGGACCCCCGGTGGACACCGGATTTCCGGGAAGTGGCTGTGTGGTGGCTCACGTTCGAGTTCAATGGTCTGACGTGCGGCAATGCGGAACGCGAAGCGGAACACGCCCTGCGGGAGGTACGGAGTGAGTGCTTCCAGGAGCACCGGGACCACCGACGCGATCGGCCCCGACGAAGACCCGGAGCGGATGCCTACGGCGGTGATCCCCGGCTCCCGGCTCCTCGCCGCGCTGCTCGACGGTATGGACGCCGCGCTCTGCGCCTTCGACGCGCACGGCACCATCACCCACTGGAACCGTGAGGCCGAGCGGATCCTCGGCTGGACCGCCGCGGAGGCCGTCGGGCGGCGGGGCTTCGCGGGGTGGGCCGTACGGAGCGCGGACGCGGGGGACGTGCAGGGGCGGCTGCTGGCCGTCATGGACGCACCCGGACGCCAGGTCCACGAGTTCGCCCTGCTGCGCAAGGACGGCGGACGCGTCCTGGTGCGTACCCAGTCCTCGGGGGTCCGAGGCGAGGACGGGAAGCCCGCAGGGGTGTACTGCGCCTTCAGCGAGGTGCACGCGCAGATCGATCTGGAGCGGTCGATCGCGCTCAGCGAGGCCCTGTTCGAGGACGCCTCCTGGGGCGTGGTCGCCGTCGACGTCGACCTGCGGCCGACCGTGGTCAACGCGTACGCCGCCCGAGCGCTGGGCGGCGGGCGCACCACGCTGCTGGGGCGCCCGCTGGGCGAGCTGATCGTGCAGGGCGTCGAGGACCTGGAGGGCGCGCTGCAGCACGTCCTCGCCGAGGGCCCCCCGTCGGCCCCGGCCGAGCTGTGGGTGACCCTGCGGACCTCCGAGGGGGACCGGCGGCGCTGCTGGCGCAGCGGCTTCCTGCGGCTGGCCTCCCCGCTGGCCGAGGAACCGGTTCCGCTCGGGGTCGGGTGGCTGTTCCGGGACGTCACGGCGGCGAAGCTCGCGGAGCAGGACGCCGACCGGGTGCGTTTCCGTGCGAACCAGCTGCACCGGGCCGCCCGCCAGGCGGCGGAGTGCGAGGACCCGATGGAGGCGGCGACCACGTCGCTGGACTACGCCCTGGCGGGGTTCGCCGACCACGTGGTGGTGGACCTGATGGCGGACCTCGCGGCGGGGGAGCGGCTCGTACGGGCCGCGGCCACCCCGTCCGACGCCCCGGGCCCCTGCCTGCCGGTCTCCGGCGGCCCGCTCCCGGTCCGGTACGCCCCGGGGCACCCGGCCCTCCAGGCCGTGGAGCGCGCGGGGTCCGTCCGTGCCGCCGCGCCCGCCGGGTCCGGCGCGGCATGGGCGGTGGAGCACCAGTGGCCCGGTGACTCGGTCCACGCCCTGTGCGTGGTGCTGCGGAGCCGGGGGCGGACACTGGGCGTGGTGACGTTCCTGCGCGCGGCGAACCGCAGCGCGTTCGAACGGCCGGACGTGGTGTACGCGGAGAGCGTGGCGGTCCGGGTCGCCGCCGCGGTCGACCTGGCCCGGCTGACGGCCGAGCCGGGGCTCTGAGGGGCCGGAGGAGGAGGGGCCCGCAGGGTTCGGGGTCCGCAACTCCGCCGGGTCTCAGTGCCGGTAGAAGATGCGGTCGCCGTACTCCCGCATCACGCGCCCGTTCCACTCGTGCCCGCCGTCGACGTTGCCCGAGCGCAGCAGCGGCGGTTCGATCCCGCGGGCGACGAGCTCCTCCGCCGCAGTGGCCATCATGGCCTGCATCAGCGCGCTGGTGACGACCGTCGACGCGGGCGCGAACGGCGCCTCGACGCCCTCCGCCGTCAGCTCCGCGTCACCGATCGCGATCTTGCTGTCGAGCACGATGTCGCAGTGGTCCCGGAGGAATCCGCCGGAGGCGTGCCGGGACTTGGTGCCCGTCGTGTACGCGACCGAGGTGACCCCCACGACCGTCAGTCCGAGCGCCCGCGCGTTCTGCGCCATCTCCACCGGCAGCGCGTTGCGCCCGGACAGCGAGATGATCACCAGGAGGTCGCCCGAGCGGGCCGGGCTGGAGTCGAGCACGGCGCTCGCGAGACCGTCCACCCGCTCCAGCGCGGAGCCGAGGGTGGCCGGCATGACGTCGACGCCGACGGTTCCGGGCACGGCGAGCAGGTTCATCAAAGCGAGGCCGCCCGCCCGGTAGACGACGTCCTGCGCGGCGAGCGAGGAGTGCCCGGCGCCGAACGCGAAGAGGCGGCCGCCGGCGGCGACGGTGTCGGCGATGGCGGCCCCCGCGGCGGCCACGGCTTCGGACTCCTCGTCGCGCACCCGCTCCAGCAGACCGATCGCTGCGTCGAAGAACTGACCGGCGAGCTTGCTGTCGCTCATCGAGGAGGCCTTTCCGGCGGGGTCGCGGGCCCGTGCGGTGCCCGTGTCGCGGATCACGTTGCGGTCTGGACCAGTGGACTGTCAATAGGGCTCGGGACCGGCCCCGCGCACCGACTCCCGACTGCGGGGCACGGTTGTCCGTGCTATGCGTCAGAATTGGTGGAGGGCCATCGCACGACGACTTCATGTCACAGCATCGAGGGGCACGTATGTCCGGACTGATCGACACAACGGAGATGTATCTCCGCACCATCCTCGAGCTCGAAGAGGAAGGCGTGGTCCCCATGCGCGCCCGTATCGCCGAACGGCTGGACCAGAGTGGTCCGACCGTCAGCCAGACGGTGGCGCGCATGGAGCGGGACGGCCTGGTCCAGGTCGCGGGCGACCGCCATCTGGAGCTGACCGAGGAGGGGCGCCGCCTGGCGACCCGGGTGATGCGCAAGCACCGGCTCGCCGAGTGCCTGCTCGTCGACGTCATCGGGCTGGAGTGGGAGCAGGTCCACGCCGAGGCGTGTCGCTGGGAGCACGTGATGAGCGAGGCCGTGGAGCGCCGGGTGCTGGAGCTGCTGCGCCACCCGACGGAGTCTCCGTACGGCAACCCGATCCCGGGTCTGGAGGAGCTGGGCGAGAAGGCCGAGGCCGATCCGTTCCTGGACGAGGGCATGGTGAGCCTGGCCGAGCTCGATCCGGGCGCGGAGGGCAAGACCGTGGTGGTGCGCCGGATCGGTGAGCCGATCCAGACCGACGCACAGCTGATGTACACGCTGCGGCGGGCGGGCGTGCAGCCCGGTTCGGTCGTCAGCGTGACGGAGTCGGCCGGCGGGGTGCTGGTCGGTTCCAGCGGGGAAGCGGCCGAACTGGACTCCGAGGTCGCCTCCCACGTCTTCGTCGCGAAGCGCTGACCAGGCCTTTCGCAGGGACCGGTGGCCTGCCCGCACATGCAGGCGCCGGTGCCGATGCACGTGCAGATGTGAGCCGGTAAGCCCGCTTTCTGTTTTCCGCCCGGAATCGCAGCGCCCGGGCGAAACGCGTGCCAGGCTGTGGCCAGGCATATGACCTGAGGGTGCCGGCAGCGTATGCCGCGCGGTCCGGGGAGGGAGCAGGGAATGCGCCCGTCGCAGTGGCACGTGCACCGCGAGGTGACTGCCGGGCGCTTCCGCGCCCCCGCGCTTCCCTCCGCCTCCCCGGCCGTGCGGTCCGTTCCCCTCTCCGCGTCCGTCCGTCGCTCCGTCCCCGTGATCCGCGGAGCGGCCACGGCCGCCGTCCGCCGCCCCGCTCCGATGGGCCCCCGCGCCGCCCCGTCCGTCCGCCGCGCGATGCCGGAGAGCCGCCCCGGGCGCGGCCTCATCCGTTCCGGAACAGGGGACGGCCCCGGCGCCCGAAGGTGCCGGGGCCGGTCCTCCCCTGCGCTGACCTGGAGCCCCGAGCTCTCGAGGTCAGTCCCCGCGGACCCCTGTCCCCGAGTGGTCCGCTTCCCGGAGAAGGTCTCCCCTGGGGGGCCGTCATCAATCCTGAACCGCTGTCACTCAAACGTGGGATGTTGCGAGCCGGAAGCAGGTTTTCGAATAAGAGTTCGATAGTCTGGCGCGCACGAACGCACGGTGATCGAGGACCTGAAGGGGGTGCCAGAACCTATGGTGCGGCGCATCGATGTGACCGGGTCGGACGGCGTGAGCCTCGCGGCCTGGGAGTTCGCCGATCCGCCCAAAGGGCGTCCGGAGGCCGGGCAGGCGCCCGGGATCTTACTGCTCCACGGACTGATGGGCCGGGCCACGCACTGGGCCTCCACCGCCCGCTGGCTCTCCGAACGCCACCGGCCGGTCGGCCTCGACCAACGCGGCCACGGGCGCAGCGCCAAGCCGGCCGACGGCCCCTACACCCGTGACGCCTACGTCTCCGACGCCGAGACCGCGATCGAACAGCTCGGGCTCGGACCCGTCACGCTCATCGGGCACTCGATGGGCGCCCTCACCGCCTGGCAGCTCGCCGCGAAGCGTCCCGACCTCGTCAAGGCGCTGATCATCTGTGACATGCGGGCCTCCGCCCTCGGGGCGGCCTCCCAGCGCGAGTGGGAGGACTGGTTCAAGACCTGGCCGCTCCCCTTCGCGACCCTCGCCGCGGTGCGGAAGTGGTTCGGCGAGGACGACCCCTGGGTGGAGCGGCCCAACCCCTCCCGCGGTGAGTTCTTCGCCGAGGTGATGGCCGAGAGCTCCGACGGCTGGCGGCCCGTCTTCTCCCAGGAGCAGATGCTGACGTCCCGGGCCACCTGGGTCTACGACGCCCACTGGGAGGAGCTGGCACAGGTGCGCTGCCCCACCCTGGTCCTGCGCGGGATCGACGGGGAGCTGGGCAGGGCGGAGGCCCAGGAGATGGTCCGCGTCCTGCCGCGCGGGCAGTACGCGGAGGTGGAGGACGCCGGCCATCTCGTCCACTACGACCGGCCGGAGGGCTGGCGCAGGGCGGTGGAGCCGTTCCTGGAGCAGCTCGCCGAGGACGTCCGGGGCGACCGGGAACCCGTCAGACCCTGATCCCGGGCGCCCCGCCCCCTCGGCCCGGTTCCCTCAGCCCTTGCTCACCGCGGCCAGGATCTCCGGGAGCCGGTCCGC contains:
- a CDS encoding ATP-binding cassette domain-containing protein encodes the protein MTLLLDRVTFTYRRRLRPVLSRFTYEVPRQGLTILLGPNGAGKSTTLALLAGTVEPAAGTVLFTDSKITSATREFRRHVAWLPQRVPTSPQLTAREYVAYIAWLKGENRARAWERAGTALEQVGLTEQSGQKTAGLSGGQVRRVGIACALAHDARVILLDEPTAGLDPHQRSVFRDVLREVAAATPVLMSTHDVIDLADEADTVTLMDSGKVRHHGGTRSFLDHARPEAAPGRRAESAYSALMRLDGSR
- a CDS encoding citrate synthase 2, with product MSDFVPGLEGVVAFETEIAEPDKEGGSLRYRGVDIEDLVGHVSFGNVWGLLVDGAFNPGLPPAEPFPIPVHSGDIRVDVQSALAMLAPVWGLKPLLDIDEETARNDLARAAVMALSYVAQSARGQGLPMVPQSEIDKAESVVERFMIRWRGEPDPKHVKAVDAYWTSAAEHGMNASTFTARVIASTGADVSAALSGAVGAMSGPLHGGAPSRVLGMIEEIERTGDATAYVKQALDKGERLMGFGHRVYRAEDPRARVLRRTARELAAPRFEVAEALEKAALEELHARRPDRVLATNVEFWAAIVLDFAEVPAHMFTSMFSCARTAGWSAHILEQKRTGRLVRPSATYVGPGTRDPREIAGYDQLADLGN
- the pdxH gene encoding pyridoxamine 5'-phosphate oxidase, whose product is MREQYRSEDFVEKDLAADPMDQFARWFRQVAGGGALHEPNAMVVSTADSRGRPSSRTVLLKQYDARGFVFFTNYGSRKARELAENPYVSLLFPWHPLARQVSVTGTAARVSREETVAYFRTRPHGSQLGAWASEQSTVIGSRQELAERYEGLAARYPEGEKVPAPPQWGGFLVVPDAIEFWQGRENRLHDRLRYVRDTPDAAWRVERLCP
- a CDS encoding PAS domain-containing protein, encoding MSASRSTGTTDAIGPDEDPERMPTAVIPGSRLLAALLDGMDAALCAFDAHGTITHWNREAERILGWTAAEAVGRRGFAGWAVRSADAGDVQGRLLAVMDAPGRQVHEFALLRKDGGRVLVRTQSSGVRGEDGKPAGVYCAFSEVHAQIDLERSIALSEALFEDASWGVVAVDVDLRPTVVNAYAARALGGGRTTLLGRPLGELIVQGVEDLEGALQHVLAEGPPSAPAELWVTLRTSEGDRRRCWRSGFLRLASPLAEEPVPLGVGWLFRDVTAAKLAEQDADRVRFRANQLHRAARQAAECEDPMEAATTSLDYALAGFADHVVVDLMADLAAGERLVRAAATPSDAPGPCLPVSGGPLPVRYAPGHPALQAVERAGSVRAAAPAGSGAAWAVEHQWPGDSVHALCVVLRSRGRTLGVVTFLRAANRSAFERPDVVYAESVAVRVAAAVDLARLTAEPGL
- a CDS encoding SIS domain-containing protein; translation: MSDSKLAGQFFDAAIGLLERVRDEESEAVAAAGAAIADTVAAGGRLFAFGAGHSSLAAQDVVYRAGGLALMNLLAVPGTVGVDVMPATLGSALERVDGLASAVLDSSPARSGDLLVIISLSGRNALPVEMAQNARALGLTVVGVTSVAYTTGTKSRHASGGFLRDHCDIVLDSKIAIGDAELTAEGVEAPFAPASTVVTSALMQAMMATAAEELVARGIEPPLLRSGNVDGGHEWNGRVMREYGDRIFYRH
- a CDS encoding metal-dependent transcriptional regulator; the encoded protein is MSGLIDTTEMYLRTILELEEEGVVPMRARIAERLDQSGPTVSQTVARMERDGLVQVAGDRHLELTEEGRRLATRVMRKHRLAECLLVDVIGLEWEQVHAEACRWEHVMSEAVERRVLELLRHPTESPYGNPIPGLEELGEKAEADPFLDEGMVSLAELDPGAEGKTVVVRRIGEPIQTDAQLMYTLRRAGVQPGSVVSVTESAGGVLVGSSGEAAELDSEVASHVFVAKR
- a CDS encoding alpha/beta fold hydrolase, whose product is MVRRIDVTGSDGVSLAAWEFADPPKGRPEAGQAPGILLLHGLMGRATHWASTARWLSERHRPVGLDQRGHGRSAKPADGPYTRDAYVSDAETAIEQLGLGPVTLIGHSMGALTAWQLAAKRPDLVKALIICDMRASALGAASQREWEDWFKTWPLPFATLAAVRKWFGEDDPWVERPNPSRGEFFAEVMAESSDGWRPVFSQEQMLTSRATWVYDAHWEELAQVRCPTLVLRGIDGELGRAEAQEMVRVLPRGQYAEVEDAGHLVHYDRPEGWRRAVEPFLEQLAEDVRGDREPVRP